A stretch of Porites lutea chromosome 5, jaPorLute2.1, whole genome shotgun sequence DNA encodes these proteins:
- the LOC140939111 gene encoding lysophosphatidic acid receptor 1-like, with product MRSSNTMNATRANEHFQLFNTIPWMVVYICEATVILTENLITVYIFWNIRRRLRRASYLLINLAVADFTVGIALIFWLWDGIAAMKGRHLSYSVGEKIVTFDVTVVVASLLSLALISLERMCAILWPFRHRLSRKWYYVTSVGSVWTLAILNGVANINFNEQFSLFTVISSITSVVVISVAYFAIWIKTRRHNLPGKTSRSQEHDRRLAKTLCIVTGLSILFCLPSGITLALNNYTQNIHSFGFQITIVALYANSFLNPIVYCFKMPEFKLALGKLFCRYFGNRLNFQENSLGVTNGVFLRSIEAVEAL from the exons ATGAG ATCCAGTAACACAATGAACGCCACAAGAGCAAACGAGCACTTCCAGTTGTTTAATACCATTCCTTGGATGGTTGTGTACATCTGTGAAGCAACTGTAATCCTGACAGAAAATTTGATCACCGTTTACATCTTCTGGAACATACGAAGACGATTAAGGCGCGCTAGCTACTTACTCATCAATCTCGCAGttgctgattttacagtcggcaTTGCGCTCATCTTCTGGCTTTGGGACGGTATTGCTGCGATGAAAGGACGACATCTTAGCTATTCAGTTGGAGAAAAAATAGTAACTTTCGATGTAACAGTTGTAGTAGCTTCTTTATTGTCTTTGGCCTTGATATCTTTAGAAAGAATGTGTGCAATTTTGTGGCCATTTCGACATAGATTGTCAAGAAAATGGTACTACGTAACTTCTGTTGGAAGCGTTTGGACTCTGGCAATCTTGAATGGAGTAGCAAACATAAACTTTAATGAGCAATTTAGCCTTTTCACAGTTATCAGTTCTATTACTTCAGTCGTAGTCATAAGCGTTGCATATTTTGCAATTTGGATTAAAACGAGACGCCACAACCTACCGGGCAAAACGTCAAGATCTCAAGAACATGACCGGAGGTTAGCGAAGACTCTTTGTATTGTTACAGGATTGTCGATCTTATTTTGTTTGCCTTCTGGTATCACACTTGCCTTAAATAACTACACACAAAATATACATTCATTTGGGTTTCAAATCACCATAGTGGCATTGTACGCAAACTCGTTTTTGAATCCAATTGTCTATTGCTTCAAGATGCCTGAATTTAAGCTAGCACTGGGGAAGCTTTTCTGTCGTTACTTTGGAAACAGGCttaattttcaggaaaattcaCTCGGAGTTACCAATGGAGTTTTCTTAAGGTCTATAGAGGCCGTTGAAGCACTCTAG